The stretch of DNA TATGGCCAAACATCTACGCAGAAAACCAGGCCATATTACCAGTGAACAGTATTGGTAAATTCAGTAAAAGAGCGAATATTGATTGAATCGCGCTGTCTGATAAATCACAGACAACGCAATAAATTTTGAGACATGCTTTTGACAAGCCTGGCGCAACAGGTTTTAATCAGACATTATCTCTTATAGATTAGTGATATATATGAATGACACGCAACCAGAACACTCAACATTAATGAAAGCTGGAATTTCCGGCACACTCTTTTTGGCGCTGATGTTAGGTTCCGTGTCATTTGCAGCTCAGGAGAATCCGCCTCCTTCATCAACTGAATCAACCACCACTGAACCCGCTATAGCGCCCTATCTGAGAGAGGATGCTCCATCATTTAGCCTGACTATCGCTCAGTTCAGAGAAAAATTTGCAACCGCCAATCCAACTCTGCCATTAGGAGAGTATAAGACCATCAAAACGCTGGAGGTTAAATCTCCTCTGCTCCGCGCCGCCAGCCGAATTAACAGCACGCTGTACTCTTCAGTTGCCATTGATAAAAGCCAACGCACAATCAAAAGTTTGCAGCTAACTTATCTGCCCCCTATTCCATCAGAAGAAAAAACAGAGAAACCAGAAGAGATTACTAAAACAGAAAAAGCAAACAAAGCTGTGCTAATCAATTATATGAGTGCTTTTATCAATCTGTTTGAACCCACATTATCAGCAGAAAAGTGCCAAAAGAAATCCATTGAATTGCTGGAAAAAGGCAAAGGAGCTTCCTTCTATCAACAAACTGAAGGAACATTGCGTTTTGTTATAGCCGATCATCGTGAAAAAGGTATAACATTCGCTATTGAACCGATTAAGCTGTCGCTATCTGACAAGTAATTCATAGAACATAAGATACGCCGCTAACAACCAATAAAAGCTAAACCCTAAGCATTAAGTCGTTCTATACTATGGAACAAATTGATATGGCACTAACACGCTATCAAATGCTTTAGATCACTAACTCACTGTAATTAAAGTTATTACCGTATAATCTGATTGGAGAAAAAACATGCGTCATCCATTAGTTATGGGAAACTGGAAACTCAACGGCAGCAGACATATGGTCAACGAACTGAT from Limnobaculum xujianqingii encodes:
- a CDS encoding DUF1454 family protein, producing the protein MNDTQPEHSTLMKAGISGTLFLALMLGSVSFAAQENPPPSSTESTTTEPAIAPYLREDAPSFSLTIAQFREKFATANPTLPLGEYKTIKTLEVKSPLLRAASRINSTLYSSVAIDKSQRTIKSLQLTYLPPIPSEEKTEKPEEITKTEKANKAVLINYMSAFINLFEPTLSAEKCQKKSIELLEKGKGASFYQQTEGTLRFVIADHREKGITFAIEPIKLSLSDK